Proteins from one Haloarchaeobius litoreus genomic window:
- a CDS encoding PQQ-like beta-propeller repeat protein, whose translation MPSSSRRRFLASLGAASAALSGCLSGGRSPPSGDLGRVDGSWSMVGRGPGHSRRVADGPTDPETVWLSDIEGARATGTPAVVDERLYLPVDAVSDHSRYRHRLHTLSVATGEEQWQVPLRSNLNGPPAVRGDHVVVTARRSPHRGRIVCFEGRYGGEHWLLDVDARLTAPPTIDGALAYVPDWAGRVHALSVFDGSVRWSRRVGDDDHGPTFAEPVAVGDGALYVGSRSGTTGVTALDADTGEELWHRSTPAVVAGPVVHGDRVVVRTRRLVVSFDADGTRRWSVSVPDSGVGPVAATEQHVYVPGRGRVDAIDRAGETAWTYEPSDAWVGRPTVVGDSVVVRGRDSLVGLSRATGDERWTRSPDGTGRTVVTPNAMFLSGYRGRVLALGDG comes from the coding sequence ATGCCCTCCTCTTCACGTCGCCGGTTCCTCGCTTCCCTCGGTGCCGCGAGCGCCGCCCTCTCCGGCTGTCTCTCCGGTGGTCGATCCCCGCCCTCCGGCGACCTCGGCCGGGTCGACGGCTCGTGGTCGATGGTCGGCCGGGGCCCGGGTCACAGCCGCCGAGTCGCCGACGGCCCGACCGACCCGGAGACGGTCTGGCTGTCGGATATCGAGGGTGCCCGAGCTACCGGGACGCCGGCCGTCGTCGACGAACGACTGTACCTCCCGGTCGACGCGGTCTCCGATCACAGCCGCTACCGCCATCGGCTCCACACACTGTCCGTGGCGACCGGCGAGGAGCAGTGGCAGGTCCCCCTCCGCTCGAATCTGAACGGGCCGCCCGCGGTGCGCGGCGACCACGTCGTGGTGACCGCCCGTCGGTCGCCCCACCGCGGTCGTATCGTCTGCTTCGAGGGTCGATACGGCGGCGAGCACTGGCTCCTCGACGTCGATGCCAGACTCACGGCCCCGCCGACGATCGATGGGGCCCTCGCCTACGTCCCCGACTGGGCCGGTCGGGTCCACGCCCTGTCGGTGTTCGACGGCTCCGTCCGGTGGTCACGACGGGTGGGCGACGACGACCACGGCCCGACGTTCGCGGAGCCGGTCGCCGTCGGCGACGGGGCGCTCTACGTCGGGTCCCGCTCGGGGACGACCGGCGTGACGGCGCTCGACGCCGACACCGGCGAGGAACTGTGGCACAGGTCGACTCCCGCCGTCGTCGCCGGGCCGGTGGTCCACGGGGACCGCGTCGTCGTCCGGACCCGCCGACTCGTGGTGTCGTTCGACGCCGACGGCACGCGTCGGTGGTCGGTCTCGGTCCCCGACTCCGGCGTCGGCCCCGTCGCCGCCACCGAGCAGCACGTGTACGTCCCGGGTCGCGGGCGGGTCGACGCGATCGACCGGGCCGGGGAGACGGCCTGGACGTACGAACCGTCCGACGCCTGGGTCGGTCGGCCGACGGTCGTCGGCGACAGCGTCGTCGTCCGCGGCCGGGACTCGCTCGTCGGGCTCTCGCGTGCGACCGGCGACGAACGGTGGACGCGCTCCCCCGACGGGACCGGTCGTACGGTCGTCACGCCGAACGCGATGTTCCTCTCGGGCTACAGGGGACGGGTGCTCGCACTCGGCGACGGGTAG
- a CDS encoding CaiB/BaiF CoA transferase family protein → MTKDTTPPAESASADERPPRNERRHSTDQCPDNRLRADGGRVAPGLLPGGEGRPLSDVTVLELGHIIAGPFCSMLLADLGAEVIKVESPGRGDAVRDSSPIGNSSFNYVNRNKLGVALDLKSEDGRAIFYELVEEADVLVENFAAGTADRLGVGYDDCAAVNDELVYCSIKGFNPGPYESFPALDPVAEALSGVMSVTGHPGQPPVRSGTSLSDMVASLYAAVTVLGAVRQRDATGEGQQVTVPLFESTVALMGYWLAYTQAYDDVPEPMGASHPGWAPYDVFQSADDEWVFVGPSSDRAWRRFCDALDLDLADDERFVELADRLDNRAELHAIVEATCAELPAEEIVARLREASVPVAPVNDTRDVCADPHLRETDAFGEVRATEGDGGRIDTPRFPARATGFDRVESTDPPELGEDTEPVLEALGYDGEAVEQLREEGVI, encoded by the coding sequence ATGACGAAAGACACCACTCCCCCTGCAGAGAGCGCGTCGGCCGACGAACGACCACCACGGAACGAGCGTCGCCACAGTACAGACCAGTGTCCTGACAACCGCCTCCGCGCCGACGGCGGCCGCGTCGCCCCCGGCCTGCTGCCGGGCGGCGAGGGCCGTCCGCTGTCGGACGTGACGGTGCTCGAACTCGGGCACATCATCGCCGGGCCGTTCTGCTCGATGCTGCTGGCCGACCTCGGCGCGGAGGTCATCAAGGTCGAGTCGCCCGGCCGCGGCGACGCCGTCCGCGATTCGAGCCCCATCGGCAACAGCTCGTTCAACTACGTCAACCGGAACAAGCTCGGCGTCGCGCTCGACCTGAAATCCGAGGACGGCCGGGCCATCTTCTACGAGCTCGTCGAGGAGGCCGACGTGCTCGTCGAGAACTTCGCGGCCGGCACCGCGGACCGCCTCGGCGTCGGCTACGACGACTGCGCGGCGGTGAACGACGAGCTCGTCTACTGCTCCATCAAGGGGTTCAACCCGGGACCGTACGAGTCGTTCCCCGCGCTCGACCCCGTCGCGGAGGCGCTCTCGGGCGTGATGAGCGTGACGGGTCACCCCGGCCAGCCGCCGGTGCGCTCGGGCACCAGCCTCTCGGACATGGTCGCGTCGCTGTACGCCGCGGTGACCGTCCTCGGCGCGGTGCGCCAGCGCGACGCGACCGGCGAGGGCCAGCAGGTCACCGTCCCGCTGTTCGAGAGCACGGTCGCGCTGATGGGCTACTGGCTCGCCTACACCCAGGCGTACGACGACGTGCCCGAGCCGATGGGCGCGAGCCACCCCGGCTGGGCCCCCTACGACGTGTTCCAGTCCGCCGACGACGAGTGGGTGTTCGTCGGGCCGTCCTCGGACCGTGCCTGGCGGCGGTTCTGCGATGCGCTCGACCTCGACCTGGCCGACGACGAGCGGTTCGTCGAGCTCGCCGACCGACTCGACAACCGCGCGGAGCTACACGCCATCGTCGAGGCGACCTGCGCCGAGCTCCCGGCCGAGGAGATCGTCGCCCGGCTGCGGGAGGCGAGCGTCCCGGTCGCCCCGGTGAACGACACCCGCGACGTCTGTGCGGACCCGCACCTCCGCGAGACGGACGCGTTCGGCGAGGTCCGAGCGACCGAGGGCGACGGCGGCCGCATCGACACCCCCCGGTTCCCGGCGCGGGCGACAGGCTTCGACCGCGTCGAGTCGACCGACCCGCCCGAACTCGGCGAGGACACCGAACCGGTGCTCGAAGCGCTCGGCTACGACGGCGAGGCGGTCGAGCAACTCCGCGAGGAGGGCGTGATATGA
- a CDS encoding LeuA family protein — MKLLDLTLREGEQRPGVEYTVDQKVDAVRELDALGVDYVQIGFPVADDRTKRVCERVDLDAKTTGIARAVPGDVDAAIDAGVDAVNLFAPTSDRQLEHVLGKSREELLDTVVSVADRARDHGVEVHFDAMDGFRTDPGDLDALFDAVDAELYTLADTVGGRTPAGVVDHLDAMTTDPGALGVHFHDDLGVATANTLAAARLGVARADVSVAGLGERAGNAVLEEVVAAAVVGDEPFTLAVDERRLLPTARAVLDALDEDVGPEKALLGDEVFSHESGLHTAAMLDDPATFEPFDPARFGGQRRLLFGSATGTGAARRLLERAGREPTEERVAALLDRLDDVAEELSLEEAVALAGEVA, encoded by the coding sequence ATGAAACTGCTCGACCTCACCCTGCGCGAGGGCGAACAGCGCCCGGGCGTCGAGTACACCGTCGACCAGAAGGTCGACGCGGTCCGCGAACTCGACGCGCTCGGCGTCGACTACGTGCAGATCGGCTTCCCCGTCGCCGACGACCGGACGAAGCGGGTCTGCGAGCGCGTCGACCTCGACGCGAAGACGACGGGCATCGCCCGCGCCGTCCCGGGCGACGTCGACGCCGCCATCGACGCGGGCGTCGACGCCGTCAACCTGTTCGCCCCGACGAGCGACCGCCAGCTCGAACACGTTCTCGGGAAGTCCCGCGAGGAGCTCCTCGACACCGTCGTCTCGGTCGCCGACCGCGCCCGTGACCACGGCGTCGAGGTCCACTTCGACGCGATGGACGGCTTCCGGACCGACCCCGGGGACCTCGACGCGCTGTTCGACGCCGTCGACGCAGAACTGTACACCCTCGCCGACACCGTCGGGGGCCGGACCCCGGCCGGGGTGGTCGACCACCTCGACGCGATGACGACCGACCCCGGGGCCCTCGGCGTGCACTTCCACGACGACCTCGGCGTCGCCACCGCGAACACGCTCGCGGCTGCCCGTCTCGGGGTCGCCCGCGCCGACGTCTCCGTCGCCGGCCTCGGCGAGCGCGCCGGAAACGCGGTGCTGGAGGAGGTCGTCGCCGCGGCCGTCGTCGGCGACGAGCCGTTCACCCTCGCCGTGGACGAGCGCCGGCTGCTCCCGACCGCACGAGCCGTCCTCGACGCGCTCGACGAGGACGTCGGGCCCGAGAAGGCGCTGCTCGGCGACGAGGTGTTCTCACACGAATCGGGCCTCCACACCGCCGCGATGCTCGACGACCCGGCGACGTTCGAGCCGTTCGACCCGGCCCGATTCGGCGGCCAGCGACGCCTCCTGTTCGGGAGCGCGACCGGAACGGGGGCGGCTCGGCGGCTGCTCGAACGCGCTGGTCGGGAACCGACCGAGGAGCGCGTCGCGGCGTTGCTCGACCGGCTCGACGACGTGGCGGAGGAGCTGTCGCTGGAGGAGGCGGTGGCGCTGGCCGGCGAGGTGGCGTGA
- a CDS encoding twitching motility protein PilT: MSGTPENPTVLDTTVLSNFAQVSNVELLCDLPRVATVDAVRTELEDGVETHPYLDDAVDVLEDGIPVLTPSSSAETVETELLKTLDPGEAQVLAVAETADGTAVTDDGDARTTAKRRGVAVTGSIGLLVRFVENDRLDHETADTYLKRWIDEAGFRAPSRDIEVFLSE; encoded by the coding sequence ATGAGCGGTACGCCGGAGAATCCGACGGTCCTCGACACGACGGTCCTCTCGAACTTCGCGCAGGTGTCCAACGTCGAACTCCTGTGTGATCTTCCCCGGGTAGCGACGGTCGACGCAGTACGGACCGAACTGGAAGACGGTGTCGAGACGCATCCGTACCTCGACGACGCCGTGGACGTCCTCGAAGACGGGATTCCGGTACTCACACCATCGTCTTCGGCAGAGACGGTGGAAACGGAGCTGCTGAAGACGCTGGACCCAGGAGAAGCTCAGGTGCTGGCCGTCGCCGAAACGGCCGACGGAACCGCAGTCACCGACGACGGTGACGCCCGCACCACGGCAAAACGCCGCGGGGTCGCAGTGACCGGGTCCATCGGCCTCCTGGTCCGGTTCGTCGAGAACGACCGGCTCGACCACGAGACAGCGGACACGTACCTGAAGCGCTGGATAGACGAAGCCGGGTTTCGTGCGCCATCGCGGGACATCGAGGTGTTTCTGTCGGAGTGA
- a CDS encoding UPF0175 family protein yields MSRTTATIPDDLTDLMNGAISAGIFENKSDAIRHVLREYFEEHQNARIAAAVSLYEDGEITLGTAARLAGVNRFEMRDILREEGVELRFGVEDMEAARDEIDTARNLE; encoded by the coding sequence ATGTCTCGAACGACCGCCACGATTCCGGACGACCTCACCGACCTCATGAACGGTGCCATCAGCGCCGGTATCTTCGAGAACAAGAGCGACGCGATCCGGCACGTCCTCCGCGAGTACTTCGAGGAGCACCAGAACGCCCGGATTGCGGCCGCCGTCTCGCTGTACGAGGACGGGGAGATAACGCTCGGGACGGCCGCGCGACTCGCCGGTGTGAACCGGTTCGAGATGCGCGACATCCTGCGCGAGGAGGGCGTCGAGCTACGGTTCGGGGTCGAGGACATGGAGGCTGCCCGCGACGAGATCGACACGGCACGAAACCTCGAATGA
- a CDS encoding ABC transporter ATP-binding protein, translating into MARPIHFDTVRKEYRTAGATHVAVDDLTLSIPEGSFTTLVGPSGCGKTTTLRMIAGLETPTSGRISFGEEDVTDQSPQERNCAMVFQSIALYPHMSVRDNIGYGLKVQGVPKAERDERIDEAAETLQITEQLEKMPAELSGGQQQRVALGSAFVQDPDVLLLDEPMSDLDAKLKAELRVEVQRLHQELDATVVYVTHDQTEAMTMSDQVILLNNGRLEQFAPPGELFDDPVSAYVAEFIGTPSTNLLPATVERGGETLVLSGDGFAVAAPEDQFGDRVGEAVSVGIRPQYLSPDGGTYELRIVAEVVEQLGTEFVVHGHTPDGTAVDAVSDAFGDVQHDDELVVGFEPGDLFVFGADGGTICHGDALPSGPPSQPQ; encoded by the coding sequence ATGGCACGTCCAATCCACTTCGATACGGTTCGCAAGGAGTACCGCACCGCCGGCGCGACCCACGTCGCCGTCGACGACCTCACGCTCTCCATCCCGGAGGGCTCGTTCACCACGCTCGTCGGCCCGTCCGGCTGTGGCAAGACGACCACGCTCCGGATGATCGCCGGGCTGGAGACGCCGACCTCGGGTCGCATCTCCTTCGGCGAGGAGGACGTGACCGACCAGTCGCCACAGGAGCGCAACTGCGCGATGGTGTTCCAGTCCATCGCGCTCTACCCGCACATGTCCGTCCGGGACAACATCGGCTACGGGCTGAAGGTCCAGGGTGTGCCGAAGGCCGAACGCGACGAGCGCATCGACGAGGCCGCCGAGACGCTCCAGATCACCGAACAGCTGGAGAAGATGCCCGCGGAGCTGTCGGGCGGCCAGCAACAGCGCGTCGCGCTCGGCTCGGCGTTCGTGCAGGACCCCGACGTACTGCTGCTCGACGAGCCGATGAGCGACCTCGACGCGAAGCTCAAGGCCGAGCTCCGGGTCGAGGTCCAGCGGCTCCACCAGGAGCTCGACGCGACCGTCGTCTACGTCACCCACGACCAGACGGAGGCGATGACGATGAGCGACCAGGTCATCCTGCTGAACAACGGCCGGCTCGAGCAGTTCGCACCCCCCGGAGAGCTGTTCGACGACCCCGTCTCGGCGTACGTCGCCGAGTTCATCGGCACGCCGTCGACGAACCTCCTGCCCGCGACGGTCGAACGGGGCGGCGAGACGCTCGTCCTCTCGGGCGATGGCTTCGCGGTCGCCGCCCCCGAGGACCAGTTCGGCGACCGCGTCGGCGAGGCCGTCTCGGTGGGCATCCGCCCGCAGTACCTCTCGCCCGACGGCGGCACCTACGAGCTGCGCATCGTCGCCGAGGTCGTCGAACAGCTCGGGACCGAGTTCGTCGTCCACGGCCACACACCCGACGGGACAGCCGTCGACGCCGTCTCCGACGCGTTCGGCGACGTCCAGCACGACGACGAACTCGTCGTCGGCTTCGAGCCCGGGGACCTGTTCGTCTTCGGGGCAGACGGGGGGACCATCTGTCACGGCGACGCGCTCCCGAGCGGGCCGCCCTCACAGCCCCAGTGA
- a CDS encoding alpha/beta fold hydrolase, with translation MTRTDAFVTVDGTEVHYTDWGETDAPLVVCVHGLSRNGRDFDPLARRLVGEGYRVVCPDMPGRGLSEWADDPASEYSWAGLLGTLREFCDTFEREEIRYVGTSMGGLLGMLLSEDDEAVSISHFVCNDIGPVFVHAEDGIDRIVDYLTDPPAFDTYTELEDWYRETYGTMNAQTDAEWRRFTLTSARRRDDGQVTRAYDERIVEALLHSNLPPEEAWGIWESLDLPTFVIWGHESDVLTEPTVEEMLERRPDIELLELDCGHPPGLNVDEQLDPVVDFLTE, from the coding sequence ATGACCCGAACAGACGCCTTCGTCACCGTCGACGGCACCGAGGTCCACTACACCGACTGGGGCGAAACCGACGCCCCACTCGTCGTCTGCGTCCACGGGCTCTCGCGCAACGGCCGGGACTTCGACCCGCTCGCACGCCGACTCGTGGGCGAGGGCTACCGCGTCGTCTGCCCCGATATGCCGGGCCGTGGGCTGAGCGAGTGGGCCGACGACCCGGCATCCGAGTACTCGTGGGCGGGGCTGCTCGGAACCCTGCGCGAGTTCTGCGACACGTTCGAGCGCGAGGAGATCCGCTACGTCGGCACCTCGATGGGCGGCCTGCTCGGGATGTTGCTCTCCGAAGACGACGAGGCCGTCTCCATCTCGCACTTCGTCTGCAACGACATCGGCCCGGTGTTCGTCCACGCCGAGGACGGCATCGACCGCATCGTCGACTACCTCACCGACCCGCCGGCGTTCGACACCTACACCGAACTCGAGGACTGGTACCGGGAGACCTACGGGACGATGAACGCCCAGACCGACGCCGAGTGGCGGCGCTTCACCCTCACGAGCGCGCGACGGCGCGACGACGGGCAGGTCACCCGTGCCTACGACGAGCGCATCGTCGAGGCGCTGCTCCACAGCAACCTCCCACCGGAGGAGGCGTGGGGAATCTGGGAGTCGCTCGACCTGCCGACGTTCGTCATCTGGGGCCACGAGTCCGACGTGCTCACCGAGCCGACCGTCGAGGAGATGCTGGAGCGGCGGCCCGACATCGAGCTCCTCGAACTCGACTGCGGGCACCCGCCAGGGCTGAACGTCGACGAGCAGCTCGACCCGGTCGTCGACTTCCTGACGGAGTGA
- a CDS encoding MBL fold metallo-hydrolase, with protein sequence MEIRFLGGAREIGRSAILVDDSLLLDYGMASGNPPQYPVDRPDPDAVVVSHGHLDHVGAVPSLLSGDERPPIHWTPPTAELARVLGRDTLKLHGGSYDCPFTEAELKRLTEVSQTHAYRQPFEAAGYEVTFFDAGHIPGSAHVLVDDGDTRLLYTADFHTADQRLLAGSRARPDADVVVVESTYADTERESRAAIEHRFVESVKSTVWEGGTVVVPAFGIGRTQEVLCILGAHDVDCYVDGMGKDVTRLFQRHDGFVRDPDTLQRGASNARFVTGKPGQRERIAEKNTVIVTTSGMLHGGPAMTYVPEIRSSPTNKVAFTGFQVPGSPGHELLENGRADFDGRILPVAARTEQHDFSAHADSDGLWEFLQSYRDAQVLVNHGDDCEDFAAELVAGGFDASAPALDATVTV encoded by the coding sequence ATGGAGATACGGTTCCTGGGGGGCGCACGTGAGATCGGGCGGAGCGCCATCCTCGTCGACGACTCGCTGCTGCTCGACTACGGGATGGCGTCGGGCAACCCACCGCAGTACCCGGTGGACCGACCAGACCCGGACGCGGTCGTCGTCTCGCACGGCCACCTCGACCACGTCGGTGCGGTCCCCTCCCTCCTGTCGGGCGACGAGCGGCCGCCCATCCACTGGACGCCGCCGACCGCGGAGCTGGCGCGGGTGCTCGGTCGGGACACCCTGAAGCTCCACGGCGGGAGCTACGACTGCCCGTTCACGGAGGCCGAACTGAAGCGGCTCACCGAGGTCTCGCAGACCCACGCCTACCGCCAGCCCTTCGAGGCGGCGGGCTACGAGGTGACGTTCTTCGACGCAGGCCACATCCCCGGCAGCGCGCACGTGCTCGTCGACGACGGGGACACGCGACTGCTGTACACCGCCGACTTCCACACCGCCGACCAGCGCCTCCTCGCCGGCTCCCGTGCCCGACCCGACGCGGACGTGGTCGTCGTGGAGTCGACCTACGCGGACACCGAACGCGAGTCGCGCGCGGCCATCGAGCACCGGTTCGTCGAGAGCGTCAAGTCGACGGTCTGGGAGGGCGGCACCGTCGTCGTCCCCGCCTTCGGCATCGGTCGCACGCAGGAGGTGCTCTGCATCCTCGGCGCGCACGACGTGGACTGCTACGTCGACGGCATGGGCAAGGACGTGACCCGGCTGTTCCAGCGTCACGACGGCTTCGTCCGCGACCCCGACACCCTCCAGCGCGGGGCGTCGAACGCCCGGTTCGTCACCGGCAAACCCGGCCAGCGCGAGCGCATCGCCGAGAAGAACACGGTCATCGTCACCACGTCGGGGATGCTCCACGGCGGCCCCGCGATGACGTACGTCCCCGAGATCCGGTCGAGCCCGACGAACAAGGTCGCGTTCACCGGCTTCCAGGTTCCGGGGTCTCCGGGCCACGAACTGCTCGAGAACGGCCGGGCCGACTTCGACGGACGGATCCTCCCCGTCGCGGCCCGGACCGAACAGCACGACTTCTCGGCCCACGCCGACAGCGACGGGCTCTGGGAGTTCCTCCAGTCGTACCGCGACGCGCAGGTGCTGGTGAACCACGGGGACGACTGCGAGGACTTCGCCGCCGAACTCGTCGCGGGCGGCTTCGACGCGAGCGCGCCGGCGCTGGACGCGACCGTCACGGTCTGA
- a CDS encoding inorganic phosphate transporter, with product MVSLLGVAGILVAVFVGFNIGGSSTGVAFGPTVGSRLVRKATAAALFVGFGFLGAWTVGRNVIATMSSSIVPAAQFTPVAGVTVLFFTGLSLLISNLYGVPASTSMTAVGAIVGLGLATGTLNQALMFVIISAWIVAPLISLAIGLVVGRYLYPYLDRYVAFTKFDLHFIQLDRSGTIPRPYVNPNASAQDIVGSLSVVVIGCYMAFSAGASNAANAVAPLVGEGGALTVDQGVLLAVGAFGLGSFTIARRTLETVGDEITELPILASLIVSVVGGTVITILSYLGIPASLAVSTTSAIIGLGWGRASRAATLAELATPTPEGPELEVATGALVTSRVEAAPASPTIGDIARHEEPPETPEELPDVPEVGSEGPADLDERSLFDASAAKRIVTMWVLTPSLAVTASYPVFAFLL from the coding sequence ATGGTGTCACTGCTAGGCGTCGCAGGTATCCTCGTGGCCGTATTCGTCGGGTTCAACATCGGCGGGTCGTCGACCGGCGTGGCGTTCGGTCCGACGGTCGGGTCACGCCTCGTTCGGAAGGCGACCGCGGCGGCCCTGTTCGTGGGCTTCGGCTTCCTCGGAGCCTGGACCGTCGGTCGAAACGTCATCGCCACGATGAGCAGTAGTATCGTCCCGGCAGCGCAGTTCACGCCGGTCGCCGGCGTCACCGTCCTCTTCTTCACCGGGCTGTCGCTACTGATATCGAATCTCTACGGCGTTCCAGCCTCGACCTCCATGACGGCAGTCGGCGCCATCGTGGGACTGGGCCTCGCGACGGGGACGCTCAATCAGGCACTGATGTTCGTCATCATCTCCGCCTGGATCGTCGCCCCGCTGATCAGTCTGGCCATCGGGCTCGTCGTCGGGCGCTACCTCTACCCGTATCTCGACCGCTACGTCGCGTTCACGAAGTTCGACCTCCACTTCATCCAGCTCGACCGCTCGGGGACGATTCCACGCCCGTACGTGAACCCGAACGCGTCGGCACAGGACATCGTCGGGTCGCTCTCGGTGGTCGTCATCGGCTGCTACATGGCGTTCTCCGCCGGGGCGTCGAACGCCGCGAACGCCGTGGCCCCGCTCGTCGGGGAAGGCGGGGCCCTGACCGTCGACCAGGGGGTGCTGCTCGCCGTGGGGGCCTTCGGGTTGGGCAGCTTCACCATCGCCCGTCGCACCCTGGAGACGGTCGGAGACGAGATCACGGAGCTCCCCATCCTCGCGTCACTGATCGTCTCCGTCGTCGGAGGGACGGTCATCACCATCCTGTCGTACCTCGGGATTCCCGCGAGCCTCGCGGTCAGCACGACGTCCGCGATCATCGGGCTCGGCTGGGGGCGCGCCAGTCGGGCGGCGACACTCGCCGAGCTGGCGACGCCGACGCCCGAAGGCCCGGAGCTGGAGGTCGCGACGGGCGCGTTGGTCACCTCGCGCGTCGAAGCGGCGCCTGCGAGTCCGACGATCGGTGATATCGCCAGACACGAGGAACCGCCTGAGACGCCGGAGGAGCTACCGGACGTCCCGGAGGTCGGCTCGGAGGGGCCGGCCGATCTCGACGAGCGAAGTCTCTTCGACGCATCGGCGGCCAAGCGTATCGTGACGATGTGGGTCCTGACGCCCTCGCTGGCCGTCACCGCCTCCTACCCGGTGTTCGCGTTCCTGCTGTAG
- a CDS encoding class I SAM-dependent methyltransferase, whose product MNPHRADDGNEWSADDYDGGHAFVFEYGEGVVDLLEPGPGERILDLGCGTGHLTASIAESGADVVGLDADREMVAEAARTYPDLRFVRGDARRFAFREPFDAVFSNAALHWIHEQDAVLESVADALRPGGRFVAELGGTGNVAAIVGAVEAEAAARGYDVENPWYFPSVGEYATRLEAHGFEVRYATLFDRPTELDDGEDGLAGWLGMFGDGLLGPIPADEREAVISDVEDRLRNELFEDGTWTADYRRLRVVARCRPD is encoded by the coding sequence ATGAACCCCCACCGAGCCGACGACGGGAACGAGTGGTCGGCCGACGACTACGACGGCGGGCACGCGTTCGTCTTCGAGTACGGCGAGGGCGTCGTCGACCTGCTCGAACCCGGACCGGGCGAGCGAATCCTCGACCTCGGCTGCGGCACCGGCCACCTGACCGCAAGCATCGCCGAGTCGGGCGCGGACGTGGTCGGCCTCGACGCCGACCGCGAGATGGTCGCCGAGGCCGCGCGAACGTACCCCGACCTGCGGTTCGTCCGTGGTGACGCACGCCGGTTCGCCTTCCGCGAGCCGTTCGACGCGGTGTTCTCGAACGCGGCGCTGCACTGGATCCACGAGCAGGACGCGGTGCTCGAATCGGTCGCCGACGCGCTCCGGCCCGGCGGCCGGTTCGTCGCCGAACTCGGCGGGACGGGCAACGTCGCGGCCATCGTCGGCGCGGTCGAGGCCGAGGCAGCGGCGCGCGGGTACGACGTCGAGAACCCGTGGTACTTCCCGAGCGTCGGCGAGTACGCCACCCGGCTGGAGGCCCACGGCTTCGAGGTGCGCTACGCGACGCTGTTCGACCGGCCGACCGAGCTCGACGACGGCGAGGACGGGCTGGCGGGCTGGCTGGGCATGTTCGGCGACGGGCTGCTGGGGCCGATTCCGGCGGACGAGCGCGAGGCCGTGATTTCGGACGTCGAGGACCGGTTGCGCAACGAGCTGTTCGAAGACGGAACGTGGACCGCGGACTACCGCCGGCTCAGGGTGGTCGCGAGGTGCCGGCCGGACTGA
- a CDS encoding carbohydrate ABC transporter permease, with the protein MLGLGEGEAGSIVPQHLQRRIKRVSVVVVALAVAIFVTIPVYVMVAVAVQDPTNVFAGGDVHLLIDSVTLRNFEVLFEETATVRYFTNSLIVTISSTILSTSLAVAAGYGLTRFDFTGKTVAARAVLFSYMFSPIVLAIPLYVIFYTLGLLDSYFALTLGLTAISAPFTIWLMWQYFQTVPIALEESAWVRGASRTRTVWDVVLPVARPGYISAAIFSFAVAWNDFTMSRVVMSSDEMYTITVGASLFLDRVTIGWGETMAVSLLICIPPFLIAVFLQNYLLQGFNVGGLE; encoded by the coding sequence ATGCTGGGGCTCGGCGAGGGCGAAGCCGGCTCCATCGTCCCGCAGCACCTCCAGCGGCGCATCAAGCGCGTCTCGGTCGTCGTCGTCGCACTCGCGGTCGCCATCTTCGTCACCATCCCGGTGTACGTGATGGTGGCCGTGGCGGTGCAGGACCCCACGAACGTCTTCGCGGGCGGCGACGTCCACCTGCTCATCGACTCGGTGACGCTCCGGAACTTCGAGGTGCTGTTCGAGGAGACCGCCACGGTCCGGTACTTCACCAACAGCCTCATCGTCACCATCAGCTCGACCATCCTGTCGACGTCGCTCGCGGTCGCGGCCGGCTACGGCCTCACCCGCTTCGACTTCACCGGGAAGACCGTGGCGGCACGCGCGGTGCTGTTCTCGTACATGTTCAGCCCCATCGTGCTCGCCATCCCGCTGTACGTCATCTTCTACACGCTCGGCCTGCTCGACAGCTACTTCGCGCTGACGCTCGGCCTGACCGCCATCTCCGCGCCCTTCACCATCTGGCTCATGTGGCAGTACTTCCAGACGGTGCCCATCGCGCTGGAGGAGTCGGCCTGGGTGCGCGGCGCGAGCCGCACCCGGACGGTCTGGGACGTGGTGCTCCCGGTCGCGCGGCCGGGCTACATCTCCGCGGCCATCTTCTCCTTTGCGGTCGCGTGGAACGACTTCACCATGTCCCGCGTCGTCATGAGCAGCGACGAGATGTACACCATCACGGTCGGGGCGAGCCTGTTCCTCGACCGCGTCACCATCGGCTGGGGCGAGACGATGGCCGTCTCGCTGCTCATCTGCATCCCGCCGTTCCTCATCGCCGTCTTCCTCCAGAACTACCTGCTACAGGGCTTCAACGTCGGAGGGCTCGAATAA